The window CGTAATTTATGGAGGCACGAACTGTGGAACATCTGGCCTGAGCGGTCGTAATTTTGTGACGGTGTGACACGGTTGGGGAGAGTTTTGTAATGGCGCGGTGTTTGGTAGGATTTTTTGAGGCATGCCGAGCCGCTCCGGATGTTGTGTCCGGTTTTTTGTTAGGACACAGCTGGAGGGTGGTGTTCAGGGCGGGCTGGCCGATGAGGATGAGGTTGTGATTCTTGCTCTCCCTTGCACCGTGCTACACCAGCGGTGTCACCACCTGGAGAACACAGCGACTGTTGTTTTTCCCGGCAGAGATTGTTTTTGGCGTGCGATCAGTTGGACGGCTGGCCACGACCTGCCCCCTGGCCCTGGCCGCGTCCCCTTCCCTGCCCCTTACCTGCGGCAGGTCCCTGGCCGTTTCCTGCGCCCGGGCCACATCCCTTGGGCATGGCAAACTCGGTTTTGGCAATGTAGCTGGCAATAGCCTGCAAATCGGCGTCAGGCAGCGGCAGCGGCGGCATCAGGCCAAAATTATTGATCGCACCGGGCATCCTCGAGTGCTTGGCATCGGGCTTTTTCGCCCATGCGACAATGGCAGCCACCATCTCGTCCTTCTTCAAGGTCTGGTAGCGCTGTTTAACCATCATCATCGGCGGCGCCAGACGTTTCTGTCCGGCCTGGGTGTCTCCATGGCATGCCATGCAGAGTGCTTTGGTCATTGTTTCCCCTTTGTCGGGTTCGGCCATGGACAGTCCTGTCAGGGTGCCGATGACACAGCATACCCCCATCAGGGGCGATGCGATACGGGTCGTTTTCATTGATTGAGTAAGTTTGATTTTGAACTCTGCACGGATGTTGACCATGCTCTGTTAAGTGAACGTTGTATCATGCTGCTTTTTTGTTAAGCTTGTGTAAAATTATCACCATTCCCTCCATTTATTGCTAAACTCGCGCACCCATGCAGGAAAACACATCCATCCCCGTTCTTGTTGTCGACGACGACCAGAAGTATTGCAGGCTACTCAAGGAGTATCTAACACCTTTCGGCTATGAGGTGGATGTCCGGCACAGCGGCCCGGCGGGGCTGGAAACCGCGATCGCCGGCAACTACCACGCCGTCATCCTCGATGTGATGCTCCCGGGTATGGACGGTTTTGAAATCCTGCGCCAGCTTCGCAAACATTCCCAGGTGCCCGTCCTCATGCTCACCGCGCGGGGAGAGGAAACGGACCGTATCGTCGGATTGGAAATAGGTGCCGACGACTACCTCCCCAAGACCTTCTCAACCCGCGAGCTGTTAGCCCGGCTGCGGGCCGTCACCCGCCGCACCCACAGCCCTGCTGCAAGTGATGGCACCGACATCACCCGGGACATTGTCGTCGGGGATCTCCGGCTCAACGAGTCGACCCATGTGGCGTTACAGAACGAATCCCCTCTCGATCTGACTGCGCTCGAATTCTCCATCCTCACCAGCCTGATGAGGGCCCGGGGCAGGGTAAAAAGCAGGGAACAGATCCTCGATGATATCTCTGATCGAAACTACGATGTCTTTGACCGCTCGATCGATGTGCACATTTCCTCACTGCGTAAAAAACTGAGTGATCCCGCCCAGTCGCCGCGCTATATCCGGACCATTCGAGCCGTCGGTTACCAATTGATCGACCCTGATGCATAAGCAAGGTCGCCCCCCTATGAGACTCCCTCTTCCATTGTATGCCCGGATCTCCGGCTGGTTCCTGCTCAACCTGCTGTTAGTGGGGGTGATTGTGTTCTTTTTTTCCCGACAATACTTCAGTTTGGAGAGCCTTGTTGCGGGGCCGGCGGGTGACAGGATCACCACCCTGGCGACACTCGCGGGTGAGAATCTGCGTAGCCACAGCGAGGATGAGTGGCCGGAATTACTTCAATCATTGGAAACACTGCACAAGCTGGAGTTCTATGCCCTGTATAACAATGGCAAACCCATTGCTGACCAGATCATCAAGCTGCCGGAAGAGCTTCTGGTCAGGCTTCACGAACTCAACGTGCCGCCTGGAAATGGAGAACCGGATGCCCCTAGGGGAGGCCGGGGTCCGGGGCTGGGTCCGGGGCCTGGAAGGGGCCCGGGAAGAGGTGACGGCCTAGGGCTTGGGCCGGGTCGAGGACCCGACAATGAAGGAGCACCTGACGACTTCGGCGATTTACTGGAATCTTCCACGCCAACCACCCAACCGGTCCGTTCCCACCTGCTCTTTGCCTTGCGGGACGAGCATGGCGATTACTGGTTTGCCAACCATGTTGGCCTGGGACCGCCCAGCGGCAATCTGCACCACCCCCACGCGATGGTGTTATTGATAAAGTCACCGTCCCTCGACGCCAATGGTCTCATTCTCGATACCCGCCCATGGTGGAAGATGGGGATCGCGATCATCGCCATTTCCATTTTACTCTGGATCCCGTTTGCCTGGAATCTCACACGCTACATCCAACGCCTCACCCGGCGTACCATCTCCATTGCCCGGGGTAATTTCGAAGCCAACGAAATCAACCATCGCGGTGATGAACTGGGACGGCTGGGCATGGCGATCGACCGGCTCCGGCAGCGACTCAGCGGTTACGTCGACGGACAAAAACGCTTCACCAGCGACATCGCCCACGAGCTATGCACCCCGCTGGCCCGCATGCAATTATCACTGGGTGTGTTAGAACAACAACCGAAAGCCAGCCCGGAAACCATCGCCGACCTCCGTGATGAAGTGAAACAAATGAGCAGCATGGTCGATGAGCTGCTCGATTTCTCCCGCGCACAGATCAGCCCGGACAAGGTGTCCCTGGAAACGGTCGACCTGGCAGAGCTCATCCAGGAGGTTGTGGAGCGCGAGGGTGCCAGTATGGTGACGGTCGATATCAGCGGCAAGACACGCGCCAAGGCCAGCCCCCACCTGTTGCGCAGGGCCGTGGGAAATGTCGTCCGCAATGCCATGCGCCACGCGCCGGGCAAAGCCATTCTCATCCATACCGCACATTCCGGCGATAACGTGGAGCTTTTCATCGATGACGGTGGCCCCGGCATCCCCGAACATCACCTGTCGCGTATATTCGAGCCATTTTACCGGGTTGACAGTGCCCGCACGCGTGAGCAAGGCGGCACCGGCCTTGGCCTCGCCATCGTCAGCACCTGCATGGAGGGATGTGGTGGCACTGCGAGTTGCGAAAACCTCTCCAAACAACATGGCGGTGGCCTCCGGGTGATCCTCACCCTTCCCGCAGCCTGATCGCGGCCACGTCGCAGGATGACATTTTTTCCTCTTTTTCCCTATCGCATCTGCACGCCATCCCCTCTAGTATGCCGACTATGGACGAGGCCCATACCACCGAGGAACGCCCCATGCGCAACATTGTGCTGGTTGGCTTCATGGGCTCTGGCAAATCCACCATCGGACGCGAATTGAACAAAAACCTCGGCTATGACCTCATCGACACCGATCATGTCATCGAGCGGCAAACGGGGAAAAGCATCCCTGAAATATTCGCCGAGCAAGGAGAGGACGCCTTCCGCTCGCTGGAAACCAGTTTGCTGGAACATCTGATTATCCAGGAAACCAACCACCACATCATTTCCACGGGCGGCGGGATGGTGTGCAGACCCGGCAACCTGCCACTGCTCAGACGCTTAGGCTTTGTCGTCTGGCTCTCGTGCTCGCCCGAGGACATTTTCGAAAGAACATCACGCCACTCCAACCGTCCGCTGCTCCAATGCGACGATCCGATGCAAGCCATCGTCGACCTCCTCGAACAACGCTCGCCATGTTACGCCCAGGCGTCGCATCTGAAAATCTGCACCAGCGGACTCAATTTCCATGAAATCTCCTGCGGTATCCTCGAAAGCGCACGCTACTATTTCGGATCGGCTTAACCTCGGGGCATATCAGCCCCCACAGAAACCGCCGGAGAGCTGCCGAGGATAACTATTGCCAAATCACCCCATCTATGACCAGTATTGCCACCCCCCGTTTTTCCAAGACATGTCACTGACAAAATCAAGCTCGAATCCTAAAATACCATTCAAACTGGTCAAAAAGGAACTCAAGGAGGTGGAAGCCCAGATCCGCGACCAGGTGCGTGCGTTTGACCCAACCGTGGAGCCATACGTCGACTACATCTGTAACACCAGCGGCAAACGTATCCGTCCCATCCTGGCCATTCTTGCAGGCGGAGCCACGGGCGAGGTCCATGCCAACCACATCAAGATCGGTGTCATCCTCGAGCTTATCCACATGTCCACGCTGGTGCATGACGATATCATCGACGGGGCGGACACCCGTCGCCAGGTGCCGACCGCCAACGCCAAGTGGGGCAATGGCATGGCGGTCCTGCTCGGCGACGCCCTGTTCTCGCACTCCCTGCTGCTCGCCACCGAGTTCGGCAGCATCGACATCTGCCGCAAGGTCGGCAAGGCATCCCGCGAGGTCTGCGAAGGTGAGGTCATGCAAACACAAAGACGTTTCGACCTTACCCTTACCAAAAAAGACTACTTCCACATCATCGAGATGAAAACGGGCGCCCTCTTCGCCGCAGCCACCGGTATTGCCGCATCACTTTCCGGCGCCCCCCAGGAAGTCGAGGACATGCTCTACGATTACGGCCTCAAGCTCGGCACCGCCTACCAGATTTACGACGACTGCCTGGACCTTGTGGGCAGCGAAGCCCAGGTTGGCAAAACGCTCCGCACCGATCTCGAAAAAGGGAAACTCACCCTGCCTCTGCTGAACTTGTTGGAAAAAGCCGATGATGCCCAGCGTGAGAAACTCAATAAACGCATCATTGAACAGCAGCCGCTCGACCTTCCCGTCCTCATTGGTATTGCCCAGTACGAAGGCTCGGTTGAATCATCGCTCGATACGGCGGCGCAGATGCTCGAGGAAGCCCGGGATAACCTCAGCCTGCTCAAGCCCAGCGATTGGCGCAACGGCCTTGAGCAAATCACCTACTTTCTGGACGACATGCTCAACAAGTGCCGTCGGTGATCACTACCAAGTTTCATCTCCCCCCCGCGCTGCGTAAGCCACGGCGACGGGGAAATACCACCGAAGCCGTCCGCAGTCCGCCCATCCCCGGCTGTTTTTTTACCTCGTGCCCCGCCATTCTGAAAAATGGGCGGCACCATCGACCGCTTTCTAAAAAAGTATCTTACCGTAAACTTAAAAATCATCACACCTGACTAAATATAGTATGATTTTGGCTTTGATGGTGCCATATATTGATCTACACTCTCGCGCATCCAGCCCCATCAGGCTTCCCCTCCTATGCGTTGTATACAGTGCGGATCACTTAAGGACAAAGTCATCGACTCCCGTATGTCGAAGGATGGCACCACCACGCGCCGTCGCCGCGTCTGCCTCGCCTGCGACTACCGCTACACCACCTACGAGCAGATAGAACGCACCGAGCTTCAGGTTGTCAAACGTGACGGCACCCGCGAATCACTGAACCGGGAAAAGATTTTTCGCGGCCTTGTCAAAGCGTGTGAAAAGCGGCCCGTACCAATGGACCGGCTGGACCGCGCCGTTGAGGAAATTCTAGCAGAACTGCACAAGGACCACCTCTCCGAGGTTCCCTCTAGCAGTATCGGCCCACGGGTCATGGCCAAGCTCCACGAGATCGATCCCGTTGCCTACGTCCGTTACGTATCCGTTTACCGCCAGTTCGAAGATGTCGGCGAGTTCATCCGTGAAATCCAGGCACTGGAACGTCGGACCGCCCGCGATCCCTACCAGCGTAAACTGTTCAAAGAATAACCCGTCCCCGTATCGACTCCTCCCTCTTTCACTCGCTGCATGATCTGCATTGTCGGAAATCGCCCTGTTCTTCAAATTGGCCGTCACCAAGTCACCGGTTATGGCACCCAGTGGCTGCGCGATGCCATCATGCGGGGAGCACAGGCCGCCGAGCGTGAAGACTTCCCGTTTATCGATGACCTGCTGGAAGGCATCCTCCACTACCTGGAAAACAAATGCCCGCTCCGGGTCCTCACCATCGAGGAACTCCACTCCCGTGTCCGTAGGATGCTCGAACGCATCGGCTGCGAGGCCATCGCCAGAACCCTCCCCCTGCTCGCGCCGCCGGTGACACTCTCGCTGATCCGGGCGGCAAAGGAAGCTGGCAACGGCTTCGAACTGGCCTTTTTCAACAAGATCCACAGCGAGATCGAGGACCTCCGCATGCACGGGGTCGAGGTCCTGCGCTTCACCGGAACCCGCGATTGTGTGAAGCTGCTCCGAGGCGTTGATCGCTGGACCACCCCCTGCGAACAACTCCACGAGGAAATCTTGACCTTCCTCAAGACCCACGGTAACTCCACCCTGCCTAACCAACGGGAAATCAGACTCGACCTCATCTAACAAACACAACCATGGCCGACAAAACCCTCTTCCAGAAAATAGCGGATCGTGAGATCCCCGCTGATATCGTCTACGAGGACAAGCTCTGTCTCTGCTTCCGGGACATCCACCCACAGGCACCGATCCACCTGCTTATCGTGCCCAAAAAACCGATCATCCGCATCGCAAAAGCCGCCCCGGAGGATCAAAACACCCTGGGCCATCTCCTACTAACAGCTCAAACCGTCGCGCACCAGGAAGGCTTCGCGGAAGCCGGATTCCGCACCGTCATCAACAACGGCCCCGACGGTGGCGAAGAAGTCCCCCACCTCCACCTCCACATCCTCGCCGGCCGCCAGATGAAATGGCCGCCAGGCTAACCCCGACTCCCGAAATGAAACTCATCTCCTGGAACGTCAACGGTATCCGTGCCGTCATCAACAAAAACTTCGCTGAATTCCTCACCGGGCACCAACCGGACATCCTCTGCCTGCAAGAAACCAAAGCCCGCGCCGAGCAGGTGGATCTGCCGCTGGAAATGTCCGGTTACCACACCTTCTGGAACTCCGCTGAAAAACCCGGTTACTCGGGCACGGCCATTTTTTCCAAACACGAGCCACTCGGTGTAACAAACGGCATGGGCATCGACGAACACGATACCGAAGGCCGGGTGATCACCGCTGAGTTTGACGACTTTTTTCTGGTCACGGTTTATACGCCCAACTCAAAAAACGAACTGCTGCGCCTCCCCTACCGCCAGCGCTGGGACGCCGACTTCCTCGCCTACTGCAAAAACCTGGAAAAAACAAAACCTGTCATATTCTGCGGGGATCTCAACGTCGCCCACCAGGAGATCGACCTCGCTCGTCCCCAACAAAACCGCCGCAGCGCGGGCTTCTCCGACGAGGAACGCGCCGGCTTCGATAACATCGTCGCGCATGGGTTCATCGATAGTTTCCGTCACTTCTACCCCGACACCACCGAGGCCTACTCCTGGTGGAGCTACCGGGCCGGCGCAAGGGGAAAGAACATCGGCTGGAGAATCGACTATTTTTGCGTCTCGGCGCCCTTCATGGACCGTGTCACCAAAGCTGAAATCCTCTCTGACGTGTTAGGATCCGACCACTGCCCGGTCTTGCTCGAAATCGTGTAACCCGCGTCACGACAGCTGAAAAATGATTACAAAAAAATCCCGGCTGCCGGACACTTTGGCAACCGGGATGCTCGGGGTTTGCCGGGGTTTTAATCGACTTTGGGCAGCGTAATCCTCAGCTTGCCATTAAGCACCTCGTAACGCATCGCGGCAGCGTTTACATCCGCTGGAATCGTGAACTTCCGGCTAAAGCTGCTCACCGAGCGCGAGCGGCCCACTACTTGCTCCATGTCATTGAGCTGTTCACTCATCTTATCCTGCCGACCGCTGACGCTGAGCACGCCATCCTCAAAACGGATATCAAGCGAGTCCTCGTCGATATCCGGCAAATCAAGGGTGACCACCACGGCGTGATCCTCATCCCGGATTTCACTACCGAGGGAAAACATATCCTTGCCACCGTTGTTGAGGGACCACGCATGGTTCAGTGACCACCAGTCATCAAGCTTGGGCAGTGCCGGAGATGGTGTTAGACCATTGTAACGGTGCTCAAACAGTTTGTTCATCCTTTCCTGCAAGTCGGACATTTCCTTGAACGGGTCCCATTGGTTGGAAAACAAGCTTTGCCAGGGCTTGTCCGGCTCTATCAGCCCTTCCCCGGCCTTGGGGATATCCTCGGTCTCCGCCGCGGCCTCACCTTTGGCCATGGGCTTCTCAGAGGGTTTGAGTAACTTCTCAGGAAGTGTGAGGCTTGCCACCTTCCTTTCAGCATCGCCAGTGTCCAGGTACATCGTCGTCAAAAAGAATCCCTGCACACCGACGGCAAGCGTCAGCAGGCATATCGCCGCCACGACAAAGGGGGATGTCTTTGCGCGCTCTTTTACATGGTTGGATTCCGGAGTTATAGCTCCCCCGGGGGTATTGTCAGGTTGGGTTTTCTGGTTCGTTGTTTTCATAGCAATATACGGGGTTGTTTCACACCGGCATGATCGCAACACAACTTTACCCACCCCTTTCCTGCGGATTACACCTTTGTAATGTTCAGGAAATAGACCTGTAACAACACCGTGGCATAGTGTCCCCGAACAAAGGATGAAGCGGACCGCCCCCCGGGCAGACCAACTCCTAAAGTTCACATCATTCATTCCAACCATAGAAAGGAAATACCACCATGCAACTCATCAGACATACAAACCCAAGAACCAGTATCCCGAATGATATCGACCATTGGTTCCTGAACTTTCTCCGCGACTTCGGAAGCCTTGGCAATGGGACCGGCACCACCAACCTGAGTGTGGACCTGCACGAGAGTAAGGACGCCTACCATGCCACCTTCGCCATGCCTGGCATCGCCAAGGATGACGTGGAGATTGAACTTGATAATTCCGTGCTCACGGTGAACGGCAAAGTCACCAGGAAATCGGACAACGAACACTACGAATCCACATTCAACCGCTCGATCACCGTGCCGGACGGCGTCAAGACAGACGGCATCTCCGCAAGCATGCAAGACGGCCTGCTCACCGTGACCATGCCGAAGTCAGAGGACAAGAAACCCGTCGCGATCAGCGTGAACTAACAACCCGACAAACCATCAGAAAGGAGACCAGCATACCATGAAACTCACAGAAAAAAACAACAAGGCAGCAGACAAGGAAAACCACATTTCCGACAAGCCAAAGAATCAAGTCACCCGGATGAACAACGAGATGGACCACCAGCAGAACCGCTCCAGTGAGCAGGTCTGGCTGCGTCCATACTATGAGACTGAGTCACTCGAATCCGGGGACTACACACTGAGAGTGTGGATGCCCGGGGTACCCAAGGAGGACGTCGCTGTCGCTCTCGATGACGATGTGCTGACCATCAGCGGCCATCGCAGGGAGCGGCACCCGGACGATTGGAAACCCGTCTTCACGGAGCTACCCTTCGGCGACTACCGCCTGAGGCTGAACCTCAACATCAAGGTGGATGAGGACCGGATCAA of the Akkermansiaceae bacterium genome contains:
- a CDS encoding cytochrome c, giving the protein MKTTRIASPLMGVCCVIGTLTGLSMAEPDKGETMTKALCMACHGDTQAGQKRLAPPMMMVKQRYQTLKKDEMVAAIVAWAKKPDAKHSRMPGAINNFGLMPPLPLPDADLQAIASYIAKTEFAMPKGCGPGAGNGQGPAAGKGQGRGRGQGQGAGRGQPSN
- a CDS encoding shikimate kinase — translated: MDEAHTTEERPMRNIVLVGFMGSGKSTIGRELNKNLGYDLIDTDHVIERQTGKSIPEIFAEQGEDAFRSLETSLLEHLIIQETNHHIISTGGGMVCRPGNLPLLRRLGFVVWLSCSPEDIFERTSRHSNRPLLQCDDPMQAIVDLLEQRSPCYAQASHLKICTSGLNFHEISCGILESARYYFGSA
- a CDS encoding polyprenyl synthetase family protein, giving the protein MSLTKSSSNPKIPFKLVKKELKEVEAQIRDQVRAFDPTVEPYVDYICNTSGKRIRPILAILAGGATGEVHANHIKIGVILELIHMSTLVHDDIIDGADTRRQVPTANAKWGNGMAVLLGDALFSHSLLLATEFGSIDICRKVGKASREVCEGEVMQTQRRFDLTLTKKDYFHIIEMKTGALFAAATGIAASLSGAPQEVEDMLYDYGLKLGTAYQIYDDCLDLVGSEAQVGKTLRTDLEKGKLTLPLLNLLEKADDAQREKLNKRIIEQQPLDLPVLIGIAQYEGSVESSLDTAAQMLEEARDNLSLLKPSDWRNGLEQITYFLDDMLNKCRR
- a CDS encoding Hsp20/alpha crystallin family protein, with protein sequence MQLIRHTNPRTSIPNDIDHWFLNFLRDFGSLGNGTGTTNLSVDLHESKDAYHATFAMPGIAKDDVEIELDNSVLTVNGKVTRKSDNEHYESTFNRSITVPDGVKTDGISASMQDGLLTVTMPKSEDKKPVAISVN
- a CDS encoding response regulator transcription factor translates to MQENTSIPVLVVDDDQKYCRLLKEYLTPFGYEVDVRHSGPAGLETAIAGNYHAVILDVMLPGMDGFEILRQLRKHSQVPVLMLTARGEETDRIVGLEIGADDYLPKTFSTRELLARLRAVTRRTHSPAASDGTDITRDIVVGDLRLNESTHVALQNESPLDLTALEFSILTSLMRARGRVKSREQILDDISDRNYDVFDRSIDVHISSLRKKLSDPAQSPRYIRTIRAVGYQLIDPDA
- a CDS encoding Hsp20/alpha crystallin family protein, which gives rise to MKTTNQKTQPDNTPGGAITPESNHVKERAKTSPFVVAAICLLTLAVGVQGFFLTTMYLDTGDAERKVASLTLPEKLLKPSEKPMAKGEAAAETEDIPKAGEGLIEPDKPWQSLFSNQWDPFKEMSDLQERMNKLFEHRYNGLTPSPALPKLDDWWSLNHAWSLNNGGKDMFSLGSEIRDEDHAVVVTLDLPDIDEDSLDIRFEDGVLSVSGRQDKMSEQLNDMEQVVGRSRSVSSFSRKFTIPADVNAAAMRYEVLNGKLRITLPKVD
- a CDS encoding HAMP domain-containing histidine kinase; protein product: MRLPLPLYARISGWFLLNLLLVGVIVFFFSRQYFSLESLVAGPAGDRITTLATLAGENLRSHSEDEWPELLQSLETLHKLEFYALYNNGKPIADQIIKLPEELLVRLHELNVPPGNGEPDAPRGGRGPGLGPGPGRGPGRGDGLGLGPGRGPDNEGAPDDFGDLLESSTPTTQPVRSHLLFALRDEHGDYWFANHVGLGPPSGNLHHPHAMVLLIKSPSLDANGLILDTRPWWKMGIAIIAISILLWIPFAWNLTRYIQRLTRRTISIARGNFEANEINHRGDELGRLGMAIDRLRQRLSGYVDGQKRFTSDIAHELCTPLARMQLSLGVLEQQPKASPETIADLRDEVKQMSSMVDELLDFSRAQISPDKVSLETVDLAELIQEVVEREGASMVTVDISGKTRAKASPHLLRRAVGNVVRNAMRHAPGKAILIHTAHSGDNVELFIDDGGPGIPEHHLSRIFEPFYRVDSARTREQGGTGLGLAIVSTCMEGCGGTASCENLSKQHGGGLRVILTLPAA
- a CDS encoding Hsp20/alpha crystallin family protein; amino-acid sequence: MKLTEKNNKAADKENHISDKPKNQVTRMNNEMDHQQNRSSEQVWLRPYYETESLESGDYTLRVWMPGVPKEDVAVALDDDVLTISGHRRERHPDDWKPVFTELPFGDYRLRLNLNIKVDEDRIKARVENGILTLDLPISEAAKPRKITIK
- the xth gene encoding exodeoxyribonuclease III, which encodes MKLISWNVNGIRAVINKNFAEFLTGHQPDILCLQETKARAEQVDLPLEMSGYHTFWNSAEKPGYSGTAIFSKHEPLGVTNGMGIDEHDTEGRVITAEFDDFFLVTVYTPNSKNELLRLPYRQRWDADFLAYCKNLEKTKPVIFCGDLNVAHQEIDLARPQQNRRSAGFSDEERAGFDNIVAHGFIDSFRHFYPDTTEAYSWWSYRAGARGKNIGWRIDYFCVSAPFMDRVTKAEILSDVLGSDHCPVLLEIV
- a CDS encoding histidine triad nucleotide-binding protein translates to MADKTLFQKIADREIPADIVYEDKLCLCFRDIHPQAPIHLLIVPKKPIIRIAKAAPEDQNTLGHLLLTAQTVAHQEGFAEAGFRTVINNGPDGGEEVPHLHLHILAGRQMKWPPG
- the nrdR gene encoding transcriptional repressor NrdR, which encodes MRCIQCGSLKDKVIDSRMSKDGTTTRRRRVCLACDYRYTTYEQIERTELQVVKRDGTRESLNREKIFRGLVKACEKRPVPMDRLDRAVEEILAELHKDHLSEVPSSSIGPRVMAKLHEIDPVAYVRYVSVYRQFEDVGEFIREIQALERRTARDPYQRKLFKE